From the genome of Terriglobales bacterium:
CGAAACCGGCCCCGATCTGGTCAATCGCCTGCTCGAGTTCATCCGGAGTGAACGATTGGAACGGTAGCCATTCGTACTTCATCTTCTTCCACAGGAGCTCGATCCGATTCAACTCCGGGCTGTAAGGCGGTAAGAAATAAAACCGCAGGTCTTTTTCCTTGAGCAGTTCCCAAAATGGTTCCAGCGCTTTCGCCGTATGGATGGACGCATTGTCCAAGACCACCACCAGAGGCTT
Proteins encoded in this window:
- a CDS encoding transposase encodes the protein AGFAPHPPNHSAWTKTGETHTVVSKRAKRLNVLGALFSSGRLMLARLWHNVNGLWCFGFLMALLERVQKPLVVVLDNASIHTAKALEPFWELLKEKDLRFYFLPPYSPELNRIELLWKKMKYEWLPFQSFTPDELEQAIDQIGAGFGSQYQLTFC